The region TTAAAGATTCTATCCAAATAATTAATCAGATTATCAAAGTTAATCAGCGTTTTCTTTTGACCAGTTGCCTTTATTAACTTAATGTTCTTTTAATAAGAAATTTGTGCTGTTATTGTGGTCAAAGAAATCATTTATGTTTCTTTAATAAATAATTAATTTAGTATGTTGATTGATCAAAAATTAGGAGGTCGAAATGGAAATTATTAAAGATTTAGCTTCTTATGTAGATCACACACTTTTAGATATATCAGCAGGTCCGGTGGATATTGAACAACTATGTAGAGAGGCAGTTGAATATGGATTTGCTTCTGTTTGTATCTATCCATGGCATATAGCGCAGGCCGCGGAGCTATTGCGTGCTGAAAAGGCAAAAGTCTGTGCAGTTATAGGATTTCCTTCAGGAGCCACGCTTACTGAGGTTAAAATGGTTGAAGCTATGCGAGCCGTAGAAAAAGGTGCACAAGAACTTGATATGGTCGTAAATATTGGAGCTTTGAAGGCTGGTGATATTAAAACTTTCTTAAAAGATATTTTTTTGACAGTTGAAGGGGCCGGTGGTGTTCCAGTAAAGGCTATTATTGAAACAGGTCTTCTTGATGGTGATCAAAAAAAACAAGCGTGTGAGCTGGCCGTAAAGGGCGGAGCCTCATATGTTAAAACATGTACCGGATTCAGTTGCGGCAGCGCTACTGTTGAAGATATAAAACTCATGCGCAAGGTCGTCGGAAATTCTGTTGGTGTAAAAGCAAGCGGCGGAATAAAATCTTATGCACATGCTTGTGAGCTTATCGATGCCGGAGCTTCTCGCCTTGGCACATCTTCTTCGTTAAAAATTATTCAGGAGACAATCAGTGGTTGATAAAGTTGAACTTCTTACTATTGCAAGGCCCGAAGATATTGAAAAAAAATCCTTTGAAATAATTGATTCTGAAGTTCTTAAGCCTAGAAAATTTCAAGGTATTGAATGGCAAATAGCAAGAAGGATGGTTCATACAACTGCCGACTTTGAACTTATAGATCTTGTACGTTTTCACCCGGATGCTGTTGATAACGGTTTGAACGCTCTACGTGTAGGGTGCACTCTTGTAACTGATACAGAAATGGCTCGGTGCGGAATACCTATGCGTAGAATGAATCCTTTAGGGTGTGAAGTTCGTTGTCTGATGAACGATCCTGAGGTTATTGCTTCTGCGAAACAGAATTCAACTACAAGAGCTCACGCTGCTCTGGAACTTGCTGCAAATAAACTGAAACCGGCTATCCACGTAATCGGGAATGCTCCGACTGCCTTGATAAGACTTATTCGGCTCATTGAAGCTGGAAAAATGGAAATTCCTGCTTTAGTTGTAGGTATGCCCGTAGGGTTTGTAAATGCTGCTGAATCAAAAGATCTATTGATGAGTTACGGAAGTATTCCATATGTTTCAATTTCTGGCAGAAAAGGAGGCTCTGCGCTGGCCGCCTGTGTTATAAATGCTTTAGCGGAGGTCGTTTTGTCTGAGAAAAATTTATCTTCGGAGTTACGCTAATTTTCTTTAAGATTATAATATCTTCATATTTTATTAACTTTTAGAAATAAAAATATTTGCTGTTTATACAGTGTGGTTATACAACGTATAATACTATAGATGTAAAGTTTGTCTGTATTTATAAATTATTTTGATTTTACTTTTTTAAATTATTTAGTTTCTTACTTGGTACAATAAAATATGTTTGGGATGAATCTTTCTTCACTAAAGTCTTTTTTTCGATTTAATAAAGGCGAACGGTCTATTTCTCGTGACCTTTCAGCATGCCTTGTTTTTGCGCTTGCCGTAATTATTGGGCTTGTCACTGCTTATGAGTATTTTGGGCGATCAAGGATGCTTCGGCAGGAGATTGAAGAAAAAGCAGATACTTATATAAAGCAGTTAACCAAGTCTGTGATATTTCCTATTTGGAATTTTGATATGGTATCGCTCAAACATGTTTGCAGTGCCTATACTCAAAATGATCAATTCGCTAAGCTTAAAATTATTGATGCCAACGGTGATGTCCTTTTCAGTTTTGTTAGAGCTGGAGAAAATAGTGATGACCCAATTGTCAGGTCTCAAGACTTATTTATTGAAAAAGAGAAAATCGGCTCTTTAAGTTTTGAACTTTCAACCAAAGCATATCTTCGCAATTTAGATTGGATCTTATTTGTTTCTAGCCTTACATTTTTAATTTCGGTTGCGGTTATTTATGTTGTTACTGGGATTTTGCTTGATTATTTTATCAGAAAACCTATGAGTCAGTTGCGAAAAGGTCTTGATAAAGTGGCGATCGGTGATTTTTCATATATATTTGAGGAAATACATTACTCAGAACTTCTTGCGATCGGTTCACGTTTT is a window of Desulfovibrio sp. UCD-KL4C DNA encoding:
- the deoC gene encoding deoxyribose-phosphate aldolase — encoded protein: MEIIKDLASYVDHTLLDISAGPVDIEQLCREAVEYGFASVCIYPWHIAQAAELLRAEKAKVCAVIGFPSGATLTEVKMVEAMRAVEKGAQELDMVVNIGALKAGDIKTFLKDIFLTVEGAGGVPVKAIIETGLLDGDQKKQACELAVKGGASYVKTCTGFSCGSATVEDIKLMRKVVGNSVGVKASGGIKSYAHACELIDAGASRLGTSSSLKIIQETISG
- a CDS encoding precorrin-8X methylmutase, whose protein sequence is MVDKVELLTIARPEDIEKKSFEIIDSEVLKPRKFQGIEWQIARRMVHTTADFELIDLVRFHPDAVDNGLNALRVGCTLVTDTEMARCGIPMRRMNPLGCEVRCLMNDPEVIASAKQNSTTRAHAALELAANKLKPAIHVIGNAPTALIRLIRLIEAGKMEIPALVVGMPVGFVNAAESKDLLMSYGSIPYVSISGRKGGSALAACVINALAEVVLSEKNLSSELR